The following are from one region of the Sulfurimonas crateris genome:
- the aguB gene encoding N-carbamoylputrescine amidase: MVKVSAVQMQMSEDKASNIDKAERLAREAAANGAQIILLPELFEGYYFCKDMDEKYFSWAAPREGNKLIERFAALAKELKAVILISYFEKSDEGYFNSLVVADADGTLMENYRKTHIPDGPGYEEKFYFKPGNTGFKVYDTAYAKIGVGICWDQWFCETARALTLMGAEIIFYPTAIGSEPEIHLDSKEHWQRVQMGHAATNTVPVVVANRIGEEKGETCSLNFYGSSFITDYTGAKIAEASRDKEEILYAEFDIEENQKQRHYWGLIRDRRPQMYKNIC, translated from the coding sequence ATGGTTAAGGTCAGTGCTGTTCAGATGCAGATGAGTGAAGATAAAGCTTCAAACATAGATAAAGCCGAGAGATTGGCAAGAGAAGCGGCCGCGAACGGTGCTCAAATAATTCTTCTTCCGGAACTCTTCGAGGGGTACTACTTCTGCAAAGATATGGACGAGAAGTACTTCTCATGGGCGGCTCCAAGAGAAGGCAACAAGCTTATAGAGAGATTTGCCGCTTTGGCAAAAGAGCTTAAAGCGGTTATTCTGATAAGCTATTTCGAGAAGAGCGATGAGGGTTACTTTAACTCTCTTGTTGTTGCAGATGCGGATGGCACTCTAATGGAGAACTACCGCAAAACGCATATTCCAGATGGTCCCGGATATGAGGAGAAGTTCTACTTTAAACCGGGTAATACCGGCTTTAAGGTCTACGATACTGCTTATGCAAAGATAGGTGTTGGCATCTGCTGGGATCAGTGGTTTTGCGAGACTGCGAGAGCTTTGACGCTTATGGGCGCGGAGATCATCTTCTACCCGACGGCGATCGGAAGCGAGCCCGAGATACACCTTGATTCAAAAGAGCATTGGCAGAGAGTCCAGATGGGACATGCGGCTACAAACACGGTTCCCGTGGTAGTTGCAAACAGAATTGGTGAAGAGAAGGGCGAGACTTGCAGCCTCAATTTTTACGGCTCATCGTTTATAACTGACTATACGGGTGCAAAGATCGCTGAAGCCTCAAGAGACAAAGAGGAAATCCTCTACGCCGAGTTCGATATAGAGGAGAATCAGAAGCAGAGACACTACTGGGGTCTCATAAGAGACAGACGTCCACAGATGTATAAAAACATCTGCTGA
- the amrB gene encoding AmmeMemoRadiSam system protein B — MKRKMSVSGAFYPGRAIEIERYFEHFSAVYDEAKSLPQLNSRVVIVPHAGYIYSGYSANVAYRVLRQSGVKRFAVIGPSHKVGFEGASLCDFGSYETPFGDIDGSISLNQALKDKFNLPCVLEAHQEHSTEVQFPFIKHYIEDAEIVEIVYSYADAAELSKIIDYLLAQPECGVVISTDLSHFHSLSNATRLDNICLEAIENLDAEKLHSGCEACGKIGVEAVLISAKKLGLKAELLDYSTSADASGDTDRVVGYVSACFYD, encoded by the coding sequence ATGAAGAGAAAGATGAGCGTAAGCGGTGCTTTTTATCCCGGAAGAGCTATTGAGATAGAGAGATATTTTGAACACTTCAGTGCAGTTTATGATGAAGCCAAGAGTCTGCCGCAGTTAAATTCAAGAGTCGTGATAGTTCCTCATGCAGGATATATATACTCGGGCTACAGCGCAAATGTAGCATATAGAGTTTTACGTCAAAGCGGTGTAAAAAGATTTGCAGTCATCGGACCTTCACATAAGGTCGGTTTTGAAGGGGCGTCTCTTTGCGATTTCGGCTCATATGAGACACCGTTTGGAGATATAGATGGTTCAATTTCACTGAATCAGGCTTTAAAAGATAAATTTAATCTTCCGTGCGTCTTGGAGGCTCATCAGGAACACAGTACCGAAGTGCAGTTTCCGTTCATAAAACATTATATCGAAGATGCCGAGATAGTCGAGATAGTCTACTCATACGCAGATGCTGCAGAGCTCTCTAAGATCATTGATTATCTTTTGGCACAACCAGAGTGCGGAGTTGTTATAAGCACGGATCTTAGTCATTTTCACTCTCTTAGCAATGCTACAAGACTTGACAATATCTGTCTTGAAGCTATCGAGAATCTAGATGCCGAGAAACTTCATAGCGGATGCGAGGCGTGCGGAAAAATAGGCGTCGAAGCAGTTCTTATAAGTGCCAAAAAATTAGGCTTGAAGGCGGAGCTGCTTGACTACAGTACAAGTGCAGATGCAAGCGGAGATACGGATAGAGTCGTAGGATACGTGAGCGCATGCTTTTATGACTAA
- a CDS encoding TIGR01777 family oxidoreductase, which yields MAIGNRLKIVICGKSGLVGSKLEEFFNPEHNDIVGLRVREDSSVEGIAKQLEKCDVLINLSGTTILAPWSESYKKELRSSRIETTKKLVDAIAICKERPKLFLSASAVGIYKSNTPHNDDSQNYADDFLSALCLEWEAEAQKAKEFDVRVVEMRFGVIFSKEGGAMSKILPPFKMGVGGKLGDGEQMVSWIHIEDLLRAVEFIIRTPAIIGSVNFSAPYPLSNIEQTKILGKVLRRPTFFSVPAFLIKLIFGEGAHVVLDSKEVYPTKLKENGFEFHYEKFEDALREIVG from the coding sequence ATGGCGATTGGTAACAGGCTTAAGATAGTTATTTGCGGTAAAAGCGGTTTAGTAGGCTCAAAACTTGAAGAGTTCTTCAACCCTGAACATAATGACATAGTTGGCTTGAGAGTACGTGAAGATAGTTCCGTAGAGGGTATAGCCAAGCAGCTTGAGAAGTGTGATGTACTTATAAACCTAAGCGGTACTACCATCTTGGCTCCTTGGAGTGAGAGTTATAAAAAAGAGCTTCGCAGCAGCCGCATTGAGACCACAAAAAAATTGGTTGATGCCATTGCTATTTGTAAAGAGAGACCAAAACTTTTTTTGAGCGCTTCGGCAGTTGGGATATATAAGTCAAATACTCCACATAACGATGACTCGCAGAATTATGCTGATGATTTTCTCTCCGCTCTGTGCTTGGAGTGGGAAGCAGAAGCACAAAAAGCCAAAGAATTTGATGTCAGAGTCGTAGAGATGAGGTTTGGCGTTATTTTTTCAAAAGAGGGCGGAGCGATGTCTAAGATACTGCCTCCCTTTAAGATGGGAGTAGGAGGAAAGCTCGGAGATGGAGAGCAGATGGTCTCGTGGATACACATAGAAGACCTGCTCAGAGCGGTAGAGTTTATTATAAGAACTCCTGCTATCATCGGTTCTGTAAATTTTTCTGCTCCTTATCCTCTCTCAAACATTGAACAGACAAAAATTTTAGGCAAGGTGTTAAGGCGTCCTACATTTTTTAGCGTACCGGCCTTTTTAATAAAGCTGATCTTTGGAGAGGGCGCTCATGTTGTTCTTGATTCAAAAGAGGTCTACCCTACAAAGCTCAAAGAGAACGGTTTTGAGTTTCATTATGAAAAATTTGAGGATGCATTAAGAGAGATAGTTGGTTAA
- a CDS encoding CNNM domain-containing protein has product MTLLITYLSLAILVSFLCSILEAVLLSSTNSYIESLSKDHNENLVNKLKGLKSNIDKPISSILTVNTFAHTMGAAGVGAQAQILFGEEWQALVAFVITLLILYFSEIIPKTIGALHWKKLLVPSAYIISFMMTISAPFTWFSSFLTNYISRNKKHQSNFSRDEIMAVVAMGEREGAILSKESDLIENLLKLKNIKAKDIMTPRSVVFSLPAETKIEEAVEDDRMYIHSRIPIYRETLDDVVGIVFSQRILEESNEDNDSVTLESISHEVHMVSENIPVPNLIDQFVKRKTHLFIVYDSYGQTVGVVTLEDAIETLLGVEIVDEMDEIEDMQLFAKDRSKQFQDKMKFERKKMEKAKSV; this is encoded by the coding sequence ATGACTCTGCTCATTACCTATCTATCACTTGCAATTTTAGTATCGTTTCTCTGCTCGATTTTGGAGGCGGTTTTACTCTCAAGTACAAACTCCTATATAGAGAGCCTGTCAAAAGACCATAATGAAAACCTAGTAAATAAGCTAAAAGGGTTAAAGTCAAATATCGACAAACCTATATCATCTATTTTAACGGTCAATACGTTTGCACATACGATGGGGGCTGCCGGTGTTGGAGCTCAAGCACAGATCCTCTTTGGAGAGGAGTGGCAAGCGCTGGTCGCATTTGTTATAACACTTCTGATCTTATACTTTTCAGAGATCATTCCAAAGACTATAGGTGCGCTTCACTGGAAAAAGCTACTGGTTCCATCAGCGTACATCATCTCGTTCATGATGACGATAAGTGCGCCTTTTACATGGTTTTCATCATTTTTGACCAACTACATTTCAAGAAACAAAAAACATCAAAGCAATTTTTCACGTGATGAGATCATGGCAGTCGTTGCAATGGGCGAGAGGGAAGGGGCGATCCTTAGCAAAGAGAGTGATCTCATAGAGAACCTCCTGAAGCTTAAAAATATAAAAGCAAAAGATATTATGACACCAAGAAGTGTTGTTTTTTCTCTACCGGCAGAAACAAAAATCGAAGAAGCCGTAGAAGATGACAGGATGTATATCCACTCCCGTATCCCTATCTACAGAGAGACGCTTGACGATGTCGTAGGTATTGTCTTTAGCCAAAGAATTCTTGAAGAGAGCAATGAGGATAACGACAGTGTTACTTTAGAGAGTATTTCACATGAAGTGCATATGGTCTCTGAAAATATTCCTGTTCCAAATTTAATTGATCAGTTCGTAAAGCGTAAGACTCACCTTTTTATAGTTTATGACAGTTACGGGCAGACCGTAGGAGTCGTTACTCTTGAAGATGCCATAGAGACTCTTCTTGGTGTCGAGATAGTTGATGAGATGGATGAGATCGAAGATATGCAGCTTTTTGCAAAAGATAGAAGCAAGCAGTTTCAGGATAAGATGAAGTTCGAGCGAAAAAAGATGGAAAAAGCTAAAAGCGTTTAG
- a CDS encoding cupin domain-containing protein, whose translation MTKNIFENSPKPTDKEFFEELFSKEGVKIERIVSYGHTTPELEWYDQRRDEWVIVLKGEAVISFLNEDDVRLQAGDYINIPAHKKHRVSWTKPEEETVWLAVHC comes from the coding sequence ATGACTAAAAATATATTTGAAAATAGCCCAAAGCCTACGGATAAAGAGTTTTTTGAAGAGTTGTTCTCAAAAGAGGGAGTAAAAATAGAGAGAATAGTCTCTTATGGTCATACAACTCCCGAGCTTGAGTGGTATGACCAAAGAAGAGACGAGTGGGTGATAGTGCTTAAAGGTGAAGCGGTAATATCTTTTTTAAATGAGGATGACGTAAGATTGCAAGCGGGAGATTATATAAATATTCCCGCACACAAAAAGCACAGAGTCTCTTGGACAAAGCCCGAAGAAGAGACTGTCTGGCTTGCAGTACATTGTTGA
- the amrA gene encoding AmmeMemoRadiSam system protein A — MIDPVLLQIAKHAILEEFSNAYTFDKEKLFEKYPFLKIEAATFVTLEYDHHLRGCIGSLVPNRSRYEDIFQNAKSAAFHDPRFHPLSEKELSHINIEVSVLSKPEMIEYEDFDDLLTKVEPQLDGLIFKFDGYQGTFLPQVWRELKSPKIFLEHLSMKAGLSPMVYEKHPDIYKYRVQAINEDFEKIPPLE, encoded by the coding sequence ATGATAGATCCTGTTTTATTGCAAATCGCAAAACATGCGATACTTGAAGAGTTTAGCAATGCGTATACGTTTGACAAAGAGAAGTTGTTTGAGAAATATCCTTTTTTAAAGATAGAGGCTGCAACATTCGTAACACTTGAGTACGATCATCATCTAAGGGGATGTATAGGTTCTCTTGTCCCCAATCGTTCCCGTTATGAGGATATTTTTCAAAATGCAAAATCTGCCGCATTCCATGATCCAAGATTTCATCCGCTAAGTGAAAAAGAGCTCTCTCATATAAATATTGAAGTATCGGTTCTAAGCAAGCCTGAGATGATAGAGTATGAAGATTTTGATGATCTGCTTACAAAGGTCGAACCTCAGTTAGACGGTCTTATCTTTAAGTTTGATGGGTATCAGGGAACATTTCTGCCTCAGGTTTGGAGGGAGCTAAAATCCCCTAAGATATTTTTAGAGCATCTAAGTATGAAAGCAGGACTAAGCCCTATGGTGTACGAGAAGCATCCTGATATATACAAATACAGGGTTCAGGCGATAAATGAGGATTTTGAGAAGATTCCTCCGTTAGAGTAG
- a CDS encoding J domain-containing protein encodes MEIVLRDNLILVTTDFDTLNTQWMKEFLNHHSRGMLFLPKAVMVFRNEILSQERDRFINQLSQYHATKHDFSHEFFLRSLLKFGNQPIRIELNRQEEPQEIAVNLYAYNSDTVLISLDYPNSWVLSYLRSQLEVYVERGTDISLVLDVSDYKAKARLERALDKRNVLHYRIRYSYNNRFMSKLYSDFAKYSFGSLCKEEEDAQKNHFYAILQCPIGASQSALRESYKRLAKAYHPDKVLQEAPHMVEHYTQKFQLLQEAYSALKV; translated from the coding sequence ATGGAGATAGTGCTAAGAGACAATCTTATTTTAGTCACTACAGACTTTGATACATTAAACACTCAGTGGATGAAAGAGTTCTTAAATCACCACTCCAGAGGTATGCTTTTTTTGCCAAAGGCGGTAATGGTATTTAGAAACGAGATACTCTCTCAAGAGCGAGATAGGTTTATCAACCAGTTAAGCCAATACCACGCCACAAAACATGATTTTTCACATGAATTTTTTCTTCGATCACTCCTTAAATTTGGAAACCAGCCAATCAGAATAGAACTAAACAGACAAGAAGAGCCACAAGAGATAGCGGTCAATCTTTACGCCTATAACAGTGATACCGTACTTATCTCGCTTGATTATCCAAACTCGTGGGTGCTGAGCTATCTTCGTTCACAGCTTGAAGTTTATGTAGAGAGAGGAACGGATATATCTCTAGTCCTTGACGTCTCCGACTATAAAGCAAAAGCGAGGCTGGAGAGAGCTCTCGACAAGCGCAACGTTCTGCACTATCGGATCAGGTACAGCTACAACAACCGTTTTATGAGCAAGCTCTACAGCGATTTTGCTAAGTACAGTTTTGGGAGTCTCTGTAAAGAGGAAGAGGATGCGCAGAAAAATCATTTTTATGCAATTTTACAGTGTCCTATCGGGGCTAGTCAGAGTGCTCTAAGAGAGAGCTATAAAAGACTTGCAAAAGCGTACCATCCAGACAAAGTGCTACAAGAGGCTCCGCACATGGTAGAGCACTACACACAGAAGTTTCAGCTTCTCCAAGAGGCATACTCTGCACTGAAAGTTTAG